Proteins encoded in a region of the Uloborus diversus isolate 005 chromosome 1, Udiv.v.3.1, whole genome shotgun sequence genome:
- the LOC129235084 gene encoding uncharacterized protein LOC129235084 translates to MKESKIALLALVQTESFPEMGDSIGGILTIRNQSGLRRVRTRIVEREDSYEFRYPILLPSKHYIVNCLVRDYHLKYSHAGTQALTVIMREEFWIIGARRTIRSVVKNYVRCKRYTAKPPTAGSIQLPLDRVRDVFAFEVTGIEIYAIRLFSGIKLRLG, encoded by the coding sequence ATGAAAGAATCTAAAATCGCGCTTCTTGCTCTTGTTCAGACGGAAAGTTTTCCGGAAATGGGAGACTCTATTGGCGGCATTTTGACCATAAGAAATCAAAGTGGTTTAAGAAGAGTAAGAACACGAATCGTCGAAAGAGAAGATTCCTATGAATTCCGGTATCCTATTTTGTTGCCATCGAAGCACTACATAGTAAACTGTTTAGTCAGAGACTATCACTTGAAATATTCACATGCTGGAACTCAAGCATTGACTGTTATAATGAGAGAAGAATTTTGGATAATAGGTGCTAGGCGCACAATCCGATCAGTTGTTAAGAACTATGTTCGATGTAAAAGATATACTGCAAAACCTCCAACTGCTGGATCCATTCAGTTACCACTGGACAGAGTTCGTGATGTTTTCGCCTTTGAAGTCACCGGAATAGAGATTTATGCGATCCGCTTATTCTCCGGAATAAAACTAAGACTTGGATAG